The following coding sequences are from one Salvia hispanica cultivar TCC Black 2014 chromosome 3, UniMelb_Shisp_WGS_1.0, whole genome shotgun sequence window:
- the LOC125212363 gene encoding ERI1 exoribonuclease 3-like gives MMISLDHKDAMQSNHETSIKKIQNASYLCSPSHKMAYFEGFPELHDDAPVQTGSSSGSGSGSGAIDQDCPLSSEPVEPLEESTKRPLYYHDFGKWSRNPGCNNALMCQLNVFHAHFHPSAMNYRFQRVPAHMMAQSYLHDKQFQDFQYFVVIDFEATCDKERVPYPQEIIEFPSVIVSSITGQLEDSFQTYVRPTCNQHLTDFCKDLTGIQQIQVDRGVSLSEALLSHDKWLENKGIKNANFAIVTWSDWDCQVMLESECRFKQIRKPPYFNRWIDLRVPFREVFGGGRCNLKEAVEKAGLSWQGRAHCGLDDARNTACLLALLMHRGFKFSITNSLTRDEPLMSNAPPEKPVFIAPRAQRQHQNPFCYCGVKSSKGIVRKPGPRQGSIFFGCGNWTAARGALCQYFQWASL, from the exons ATGCTATGCAGAGTAACCATGAGACTTCGATAAAAAAGATTCAAAATGCGAGTTACTTGTGTTCTCCATCACATAAAATGGCCTACTTTGAAGGTTTTCCAGAGTTGCATGATGATGCCCCTGTTCAAACAGGTTCAAGTTCAGGTTCTGGTTCAGGTTCGGGTGCTATAGATCAAGATTGCCCCTTAAGCAGTGAGCCTGTAGAACCTCTTGAGGAATCTACGAAGAGGCCCTTATATTATCACGACTTTGGCAAATGGTCTAGGAATCCTGGCTGTAACAATGCTCTTATGTGCCAGCTGAATGTCTTTCATGCCCATTTTCACCCTTCTGCAATGAACTACAGATTTCAGCGTGTCCCAGCACATATGATGGCTCAGAGTTATCTACATGATAAGCAATTCCAAGATTTCCAATATTTTGTTGTCATCGACTTTGAGGCCACATGTGACAAAGAAAGAGTTCCTTATCCACAAGAGATTATTGAGTTTCCATCTGTGATTGTCAGCAGCATTACTGGACAGCTAGAAGACAGCTTTCAGACGTATGTTCGGCCGACTTGTAATCAACACCTAACTGATTTCTGCAAAGATCTGACGGGCATACAGCAAATCCAG GTTGACCGTGGAGTTTCGCTAAGTGAAGCTCTTCTCAGCCACGACAAATGGCTTGAAAACAAAGGAATAAAGAATGCCAACTTCGCGATAGTAACATGGTCTGACTGGGATTGCCAGGTGATGTTGGAATCCGAGTGCCGCTTCAAACAAATCCGAAAGCCTCCATATTTTAACCG ATGGATCGATTTGCGAGTCCCCTTCCGCGAGGTGTTTGGTGGGGGGAGGTGCAACCTGAAAGAGGCAGTCGAGAAGGCCGGCCTATCATGGCAAGGCCGTGCTCACTGTGGGCTGGACGACGCCAGAAACACTGCCTGCCTTCTGGCTTTACTCATGCACAGGGGGTTCAAGTTCTCCATCACCAACTCACTCACTCGCGACGAGCCCTTGATGTCCAACGCACCACCAGAGAAGCCAGTTTTCATTGCGCCACGTGCACAAAGACAGCACCAGAATCCCTTTTGTTACTGTGGGGTGAAGAGCAGCAAAGGGATAGTGAGGAAACCAGGTCCTAGGCAAGGGAGCATCTTCTTTGGATGTGGGAATTGGACAGCTGCAAGAGGTGCCCTTTGCCAATACTTCCAATGGGCTTCTTTGTGA